From Leptotrichia wadei, one genomic window encodes:
- a CDS encoding DUF4912 domain-containing protein, with amino-acid sequence MEQARKNRKRTHYRNYINEKLVGNKRKSFKKVEEIVSFEVIEREIIERILVKCFLIKRSRTFYRNFINRKLVGNFGKKYKRMFKSLNFDFEKISPDQIRRRYVETEINRSKFAKGVEYDGNSNHEDIYFDKAPLPAAYFVDEIVLMPKNPTTLFMYWEIRDDTYERLSSNNGVIDNVVIKLFKDGQEYRKIIRHERIGSHYITGIDVNQDYEVSIGYEDQYGNFSEVARSVQAITPNDKVSDNFDLVWGTVRLDENTNQLIKYINTPVSTPEGRELLGIPEGSYVSEENDEFIIEVIERLTKVGASESLIERRVVKGKLPGLRLDMSGARSS; translated from the coding sequence ATGGAGCAAGCAAGAAAAAATAGAAAAAGAACACATTATAGAAATTACATAAATGAAAAATTAGTTGGAAATAAAAGAAAAAGCTTTAAAAAAGTTGAAGAAATAGTTTCTTTTGAAGTTATTGAAAGAGAAATTATTGAGAGAATTTTAGTAAAATGTTTTTTAATAAAAAGAAGCAGAACGTTTTATAGAAATTTCATAAATAGAAAATTAGTTGGAAATTTTGGGAAAAAATATAAGAGAATGTTTAAATCTTTGAATTTTGACTTTGAAAAAATTTCGCCAGATCAAATAAGACGTAGATATGTAGAAACTGAAATTAACCGTTCAAAATTTGCAAAAGGTGTTGAATATGATGGAAACTCAAACCATGAGGATATTTACTTCGATAAAGCTCCATTGCCAGCAGCATATTTTGTTGATGAAATCGTGCTAATGCCAAAAAATCCTACAACATTGTTTATGTATTGGGAAATTCGTGATGATACGTATGAAAGATTATCATCAAATAATGGAGTCATTGACAATGTAGTTATAAAACTTTTCAAGGATGGACAAGAATACAGAAAAATTATAAGACATGAAAGAATAGGTTCACACTATATTACTGGCATTGATGTAAATCAAGATTATGAAGTATCTATCGGATATGAAGATCAGTACGGAAACTTTTCTGAAGTAGCTCGTTCGGTACAAGCTATAACACCAAATGACAAAGTTTCAGATAATTTTGACTTAGTATGGGGAACTGTAAGATTAGATGAAAATACAAATCAATTAATAAAATATATAAATACACCAGTTTCTACTCCAGAAGGAAGAGAACTTTTAGGAATACCTGAAGGTTCTTATGTTTCAGAAGAAAATGATGAATTTATAATTGAAGTTATAGAAAGATTGACAAAAGTTGGAGCTTCAGAATCATTAATTGAAAGAAGAGTAGTAAAAGGAAAACTTCCAGGTCTTAGACTTGATATGAGCGGAGCAAGAAGTAGTTAA
- a CDS encoding VOC family protein: MAILNMLHACLRVENLEASIEFYEKAFGFKEDRRMDYPEHKFTIVYLALPGEHFEIELTYNYGHGPYMIGDGFSHLAIASNDLEGDNAKHKALGYETTDIKGLPGKPGHYYFVTDPDGYRMEVIRAR, translated from the coding sequence ATGGCTATTTTAAACATGTTGCACGCTTGCTTACGTGTAGAAAATTTGGAAGCGTCTATTGAATTTTATGAAAAGGCATTTGGATTTAAAGAAGATCGACGTATGGATTATCCAGAGCATAAGTTTACTATTGTTTATTTGGCTCTTCCAGGTGAACATTTTGAAATTGAGCTAACTTACAATTACGGTCACGGACCATATATGATTGGTGATGGTTTTTCACATCTTGCAATTGCTTCAAATGATTTGGAAGGTGACAATGCAAAACATAAGGCACTTGGATATGAAACAACTGATATTAAGGGCTTGCCTGGAAAGCCAGGACATTATTATTTTGTGACAGATCCAGATGGTTACCGTATGGAAGTAATTCGTGCAAGATAA
- a CDS encoding argininosuccinate synthase, producing the protein MAKEKVVLAYSGGLDTSIIIPWLKEHYDLDVIACCVDVGQDDDMEEVKVKAIESGASKVYVEDMKEEFVRDYAFRALRAGAVYENKYLLGTSVARPLISKALVDVAHKEGAAYICHGCTGKGNDQVRFETGVFSLDPTLKIIAPWRIWDISSREDAIDYAQKKGIKVSATKEKIYSRDQNLWHISHEGGDIENLENEHKEDIVYMMTTPPEKAPDKPTYVDITFEQGWPVKVDGEALEPVELLRRLNKVAGENGVGVIDIVENRLVGMKSRGIYETPGGTLLMEALKELETLILDKDTFEFKKLVSQKYASIAYSGQWFTPLREGLDAFVDETSKNVTGTIKLKLYKGSIKIAGRFTDFALYDEEISSFGASELYSHKDAEGFIKLFSLPNRIRSYKKHK; encoded by the coding sequence ATGGCAAAAGAAAAAGTAGTTTTAGCATATTCAGGTGGACTTGATACATCAATTATCATTCCTTGGCTAAAAGAACATTACGACTTAGATGTAATCGCATGTTGTGTTGATGTGGGACAAGATGATGATATGGAGGAAGTAAAGGTAAAAGCTATTGAATCAGGTGCTTCAAAAGTTTATGTGGAGGATATGAAAGAAGAATTTGTAAGAGATTATGCATTCCGTGCATTAAGAGCAGGAGCAGTTTATGAAAACAAATATCTTTTGGGAACTTCAGTTGCAAGACCTTTGATTTCTAAGGCATTGGTAGATGTGGCTCATAAAGAAGGGGCGGCATATATTTGCCATGGATGTACTGGAAAAGGGAATGACCAAGTTAGATTTGAAACTGGTGTATTTTCATTGGATCCGACATTAAAAATAATTGCACCTTGGAGAATTTGGGATATTTCTTCAAGAGAAGATGCGATTGACTATGCACAAAAAAAGGGTATAAAAGTAAGTGCAACAAAAGAAAAAATTTATTCGAGAGATCAAAATTTATGGCATATTTCGCATGAAGGTGGAGATATTGAAAATCTTGAAAATGAACATAAGGAAGATATTGTATACATGATGACAACTCCGCCTGAAAAAGCTCCAGATAAGCCAACTTATGTGGATATTACATTTGAACAAGGATGGCCTGTAAAAGTAGATGGTGAAGCTCTAGAGCCTGTGGAATTATTGAGAAGATTAAATAAAGTCGCTGGAGAAAATGGTGTTGGAGTAATTGACATTGTGGAAAATAGACTAGTTGGAATGAAATCAAGAGGGATTTATGAAACTCCAGGTGGAACATTGCTAATGGAAGCATTAAAGGAACTGGAAACTTTGATACTTGATAAAGATACTTTTGAATTTAAAAAATTGGTATCACAAAAATATGCGAGCATCGCATATTCAGGACAATGGTTTACACCGCTTAGAGAAGGGCTTGATGCATTTGTAGATGAAACTTCTAAAAATGTGACTGGTACAATAAAATTAAAATTGTATAAGGGAAGCATAAAAATCGCTGGAAGATTTACTGATTTTGCATTGTATGACGAAGAAATTTCTTCATTTGGTGCAAGTGAACTATACAGCCATAAGGATGCAGAAGGATTTATTAAATTATTCTCACTTCCAAATAGAATCAGATCTTACAAAAAACATAAATAA
- the dapB gene encoding 4-hydroxy-tetrahydrodipicolinate reductase → MKIVVYGAGVMAQYVKESVINSGNEFVGFVDPLGNGDFKNLKENNVDFDAIIDFSHFSLLEDVLEAGINKKVPVLIATTGHSEAQIKEIEEASKKIPVIKATNTSVGVNIVNEIVAFATKLLKDFDIEIVEKHHNRKIDAPSGTADTLLEIVKENLDNNGKDYRTVYGREGHSKRAEKEIGVHAIRGGNIVGEHTVIYAKNDEIIEIKHEALSRKMFSDGAVRAVEFLFGKKAGLYTMKDVLGL, encoded by the coding sequence ATGAAAATAGTAGTTTACGGTGCTGGAGTTATGGCACAATATGTGAAGGAATCTGTAATAAATTCTGGAAATGAATTTGTTGGATTTGTTGACCCGCTTGGAAATGGAGATTTTAAAAATTTGAAGGAAAATAATGTGGATTTTGATGCAATTATAGACTTTTCACACTTTAGCCTTTTGGAAGATGTGCTGGAAGCGGGAATTAATAAAAAAGTTCCAGTGTTAATCGCTACAACTGGACATTCTGAAGCTCAAATAAAGGAAATTGAAGAAGCTTCAAAAAAAATACCGGTAATTAAGGCTACAAATACTTCGGTTGGAGTAAATATTGTCAATGAAATTGTAGCTTTTGCAACAAAATTATTAAAAGATTTTGATATTGAAATAGTTGAAAAGCATCATAACAGAAAAATTGATGCTCCAAGCGGTACGGCAGACACTTTGCTGGAAATTGTGAAAGAAAACTTGGATAATAATGGAAAAGATTACAGAACAGTTTATGGAAGAGAAGGACATAGTAAACGTGCTGAAAAGGAAATAGGAGTTCATGCTATCCGTGGTGGAAATATCGTGGGAGAACACACTGTGATTTATGCTAAAAATGATGAAATAATTGAGATAAAACATGAAGCATTGTCAAGAAAAATGTTCTCAGATGGTGCAGTTAGGGCTGTGGAATTTCTTTTTGGGAAGAAAGCAGGGCTTTATACTATGAAGGATGTATTGGGATTATAG
- a CDS encoding transposase, translating into MINKTFGCVRFVYNTILYAANKFYEETGKNKIVTPASLKSENQFLKEVDSLALSNAQLNVKRSFTNFFQKRAKFPRFKSKKNSIKSYTTNCVNNSIRIEENKYLVLPKLKKVKLKYHREIPKDYKIKSVTLTNSNGNYYVSVLTEFEKEIQKNPSNDKVIGLDFSMSELFISSENQRADYPRYFRMLEEKLKKLQKSLSRKVKFSKNWYKQKMKISKLHEYIKNCRRDFLHKLSKKLSEAYNAVVVEDLNMKGMSQALNFGKSVGDNGWGMFLRMLEYKLMFFGKQFLKIDKWFPSSKTCSKCGNVKDELKLSERSYKCECCGIEIDRDYNAALNIRNVGKEIMGY; encoded by the coding sequence TTGATAAATAAGACTTTTGGATGTGTCCGTTTTGTTTACAATACGATTTTGTATGCTGCAAATAAATTTTATGAAGAAACTGGAAAAAATAAAATAGTTACACCTGCTAGTTTGAAAAGTGAAAATCAATTTCTAAAAGAAGTAGACAGTCTAGCACTTTCAAATGCTCAATTGAATGTAAAACGATCGTTTACGAATTTTTTTCAGAAGAGGGCAAAATTTCCAAGGTTCAAATCTAAAAAGAATAGTATTAAAAGTTACACGACAAATTGTGTGAATAATTCAATACGAATTGAGGAAAACAAATATTTGGTTTTGCCAAAATTGAAAAAAGTTAAATTAAAATATCATAGAGAAATACCGAAGGATTACAAGATAAAGTCAGTAACATTGACAAATAGCAATGGAAATTATTATGTTTCTGTTTTGACAGAATTTGAAAAAGAAATTCAAAAAAATCCAAGTAATGATAAAGTAATTGGACTTGATTTTTCAATGTCTGAATTATTTATCAGTTCTGAAAACCAAAGGGCTGATTATCCAAGATATTTTAGAATGTTGGAGGAAAAATTGAAGAAATTACAGAAATCATTATCGAGAAAAGTAAAGTTTTCTAAAAATTGGTATAAGCAAAAAATGAAAATATCAAAATTACATGAATATATTAAAAATTGTCGAAGAGATTTTTTACATAAATTATCGAAAAAATTGTCTGAAGCGTATAATGCTGTAGTTGTTGAGGATTTGAATATGAAAGGGATGAGCCAGGCATTAAATTTTGGAAAAAGTGTAGGAGATAATGGATGGGGAATGTTTTTGAGAATGCTTGAGTATAAACTGATGTTTTTTGGAAAGCAATTTTTGAAGATAGATAAGTGGTTTCCATCGTCGAAAACTTGTAGTAAATGTGGAAATGTTAAAGATGAACTGAAATTATCAGAAAGAAGTTATAAATGTGAGTGCTGTGGGATTGAAATTGATAGAGATTACAATGCGGCATTGAATATAAGAAACGTTGGAAAAGAAATAATGGGATATTAG
- a CDS encoding peptidylprolyl isomerase produces the protein MAGVISYSREYKMKVKIMTEKGDININLLPEKSPVTVANFVNLAKKGYYDGLKFHRVIDNFMAQGGDPTGTGAGGPGYRFEDEVNNGLNFSKAGKLAMANAGPGTNGSQFFITTVPTEWLNGNHTIFGEVVSDDDLKVVKKLSNGDVMKKVVVEGDVDAFLKTQKNRVDSWNKTLKQNFPNKF, from the coding sequence ATGGCAGGCGTGATATCATACAGCAGGGAATATAAGATGAAAGTAAAAATTATGACTGAAAAGGGTGATATAAATATTAATTTATTACCTGAAAAATCGCCTGTAACTGTGGCAAATTTTGTAAATTTGGCTAAAAAGGGATATTATGATGGATTAAAATTTCATAGGGTAATTGACAACTTTATGGCTCAAGGTGGAGATCCTACGGGAACCGGTGCTGGAGGACCTGGATACCGATTTGAAGATGAAGTTAATAATGGACTGAATTTTTCAAAGGCTGGGAAATTAGCTATGGCAAATGCAGGACCTGGAACAAATGGAAGTCAGTTTTTTATTACAACTGTTCCAACAGAATGGCTAAATGGCAATCATACAATTTTTGGAGAAGTTGTGTCAGATGATGATTTAAAAGTTGTAAAAAAATTGTCTAATGGAGATGTAATGAAAAAAGTTGTAGTTGAAGGAGATGTTGATGCATTTTTAAAAACACAAAAAAATAGAGTTGACAGTTGGAATAAAACATTGAAACAAAATTTTCCAAACAAATTTTAA
- the thiD gene encoding bifunctional hydroxymethylpyrimidine kinase/phosphomethylpyrimidine kinase, with product MSIKKVLTIAGSDTSGGAGIQADLKTFQERGVYGMSALTVIVTMDPRNRWAHKVFPVEMNVIKEQIDTVINGIGVDALKTGMLPTVEIIEYVGSVLKDLKNPIVIDPVMVCKVTSGSTENLFPENVEAMKKCLLPYATVVTPNLFEAAQLAGMEKIDTVEEAKEAAKKICDLGAKNVVIKGRKFFAGDKSVDILYDGKDFEFFESEKIDTEWNHGAGCTFSASVTAEIAKGATVSQAVATTKKLIAEALKQSFKLNDYTGPLNHKAFALK from the coding sequence ATGTCTATAAAAAAAGTTTTAACAATTGCAGGATCTGATACGAGTGGAGGAGCTGGAATACAGGCGGATTTAAAGACTTTTCAGGAAAGAGGAGTTTATGGGATGAGCGCCCTTACGGTTATTGTTACCATGGATCCACGAAATAGATGGGCACATAAGGTTTTCCCAGTTGAAATGAATGTTATTAAAGAGCAAATTGATACTGTTATAAATGGAATTGGAGTGGATGCATTAAAAACTGGAATGCTTCCAACAGTGGAAATTATTGAATATGTGGGATCTGTTTTAAAGGATTTGAAAAATCCGATTGTTATTGATCCTGTCATGGTTTGTAAAGTAACTAGCGGATCGACTGAAAATCTTTTTCCAGAAAATGTAGAGGCAATGAAAAAATGCTTGTTGCCTTATGCAACTGTTGTTACTCCAAATCTATTTGAAGCAGCGCAGTTAGCTGGAATGGAAAAAATAGATACAGTTGAAGAAGCAAAGGAAGCGGCTAAGAAAATATGTGACTTAGGTGCAAAAAATGTTGTAATTAAAGGAAGAAAGTTTTTTGCAGGAGATAAATCTGTAGATATTTTATATGATGGAAAGGATTTTGAATTTTTTGAATCTGAAAAAATAGATACAGAATGGAATCATGGGGCAGGATGCACATTCTCAGCTTCAGTAACTGCAGAAATCGCCAAAGGGGCGACAGTATCTCAAGCTGTTGCTACAACTAAAAAATTAATAGCAGAAGCCTTGAAGCAATCCTTTAAATTAAATGATTATACTGGACCGTTGAACCATAAGGCATTTGCACTAAAATAA
- the atpC gene encoding ATP synthase F1 subunit epsilon, translated as MAAEFILEAVTPERLVFEKPVEFVKLRTESGDIGILAKHINYITAIGAGEMLVREKDKEDVTYYLEGGFLEVRQDKVVILGVNIVETTKAEAERMARQVAIEKAKNQKLKEDRDILGTKKRIQSNLSKK; from the coding sequence ATGGCAGCAGAATTTATTTTGGAAGCAGTAACTCCAGAAAGACTCGTTTTTGAAAAGCCTGTCGAATTTGTAAAATTACGTACAGAAAGTGGAGATATTGGAATACTTGCAAAGCATATTAATTACATAACAGCTATTGGTGCAGGAGAGATGCTTGTACGTGAAAAGGACAAGGAAGATGTGACATATTATCTGGAAGGTGGATTTTTAGAAGTTAGACAGGATAAAGTTGTTATTTTGGGAGTAAATATAGTTGAAACAACTAAGGCAGAAGCTGAAAGAATGGCAAGACAAGTTGCTATTGAAAAGGCAAAAAATCAAAAGTTAAAAGAAGATCGAGATATTTTAGGAACAAAAAAACGTATTCAGAGTAATTTGAGCAAAAAGTAA
- the metF gene encoding methylenetetrahydrofolate reductase [NAD(P)H], whose product MRIKDLFEKKEHLISFEIFPPNKNFSEEKLKDVTAELVQYKPDFISVTYGAGGKTKGGTIEMASHIKNNLKTEVLAHLTCVGSKKSEINDYLQEAKKCNIKNILALRGDVPQGETEDIYNRGDYKYASELISDLRKNSEFNDLSIGGAFYPETHYENNDLVDLFHLKNKVEAGTDFLASQMFFDNDVFIKFKEQAEKLDIKVPLIAGIMPVTNAKQIKRIIELSKCSVPEKLDKLLEKYGDNPESMKKAGIMYASEQIIELLAYGIRGIHIYTMNKPEIAKEIMKNIEFAR is encoded by the coding sequence ATGAGAATAAAAGATTTGTTTGAGAAAAAGGAGCATCTGATTTCCTTTGAGATTTTTCCGCCAAATAAAAATTTTTCTGAAGAAAAATTAAAGGATGTAACGGCTGAATTAGTGCAATATAAGCCTGATTTTATCAGTGTTACTTATGGAGCGGGCGGAAAGACTAAAGGCGGGACTATTGAGATGGCTTCGCATATTAAAAATAATTTGAAAACGGAAGTGCTGGCTCATTTGACTTGTGTTGGAAGTAAAAAAAGTGAAATTAATGATTATTTGCAGGAGGCTAAAAAATGCAATATCAAAAATATTTTGGCACTTCGTGGGGATGTTCCGCAAGGAGAGACAGAAGATATTTATAATAGAGGGGATTATAAGTATGCTTCGGAGTTAATTAGCGACTTGAGAAAAAATAGTGAATTTAATGATTTGTCAATTGGCGGTGCATTTTATCCTGAAACTCACTATGAAAATAATGATTTAGTTGACTTGTTTCACTTAAAGAATAAAGTTGAAGCTGGTACTGACTTTTTGGCTTCACAAATGTTCTTTGACAATGATGTTTTTATAAAATTTAAGGAACAGGCTGAAAAATTAGATATAAAAGTTCCGTTAATTGCAGGAATTATGCCAGTTACAAATGCAAAACAGATAAAAAGAATTATAGAATTGTCAAAATGCTCTGTGCCTGAAAAATTGGATAAGTTATTGGAAAAATATGGAGATAATCCAGAATCTATGAAAAAAGCGGGAATAATGTATGCAAGTGAACAGATTATAGAATTACTGGCTTATGGAATTAGAGGAATTCATATTTATACGATGAATAAGCCTGAAATTGCTAAGGAAATTATGAAAAATATTGAATTTGCAAGATAA
- a CDS encoding MarR family transcriptional regulator — MKKSIFALFAISMTMFAAGESKKVHEVTAKLQKDSYCNVPKEDGEFKKVDGKDYSRMDVNFEKCVFDGETYENVKVGVIVKDIEKAKNYLKKYKYMHLKAGRNLVYNSSDNSYYYTGSWAFNNDKAYPTVFDGK, encoded by the coding sequence ATGAAAAAAAGTATTTTTGCATTATTTGCAATTTCTATGACAATGTTTGCGGCTGGAGAAAGTAAGAAAGTTCACGAAGTAACAGCAAAACTTCAAAAGGATTCTTATTGTAATGTTCCGAAGGAAGATGGTGAATTTAAAAAGGTAGACGGCAAGGATTATTCTAGAATGGATGTAAATTTTGAAAAATGTGTGTTTGATGGAGAAACTTATGAAAATGTAAAAGTTGGAGTGATAGTTAAGGATATTGAAAAAGCTAAAAACTATTTGAAAAAATATAAATACATGCATTTGAAGGCAGGTAGAAATTTAGTCTACAATTCAAGTGATAATAGCTATTATTATACTGGTTCTTGGGCTTTTAACAATGATAAGGCATATCCAACAGTATTTGACGGAAAATAG